The nucleotide window GAAGTGGGGGGCTCCCCGCGGCGtcatcctcccccctcccagAGCCTCCAGCCTCACCTGAACAAAGGCTTCTTCTTCTGCTCGGCCCTCCTCTTCCAGGGTtgccctttttctttaaaaacgaTGCTCACGGTGCCCGGGAAGGGTGGCAATTCAGGAAGTTTCTCTGGAATCGGGAAGGAGAGATGTCAGAAGAACATTTCCATGATTCTGCTGTACCCGGGACACGGCAGGTGCTGAGGCCTCCTGTGGTGTCCCAGAGGCCGCTGTGCTCCCCTCACAGCCTCCATCTCCAGGTGCCTTGGCCCTCTTTGGCACCAGCCTCACCCGGCTCATTTTTAGGCCATGACATGGTTTTGGGGCCAAGTTCTGGGACAGAGGAGCTGGGTACAGCCAATTTTAGGGGGTGTTCCAGATCCCCgacctcctgcagcacccagggccgGGCACCTTGGGCACATCACACACAGGGGCTCCATTTTGGAGGCCCGGAGACAAGAGGCTGTGCTGAGCTGGCATGAAGCTGTGGCACAAGAGGAGCCAGCAGCCGCTTTGCATCTCTTACCTTGGCTGGGAGACGACGACACAGCCCGTTCTTTCTCCTGCCTGTCATCCCTGCGGGCCTTGAGACGCTCCCTGGGTGATAGTTGGGGCACTTTGTCCAttttaaagctggaaaaagaagagatcGGCGTGACCCAGGGCACCACCACTCCCCACGCTCACCCGCTCAGGGAGACGTTTTCGCGTTGCCGTAAAGGCCCCATCCCCAAGGACTGTCCTGGGAAGAGGGGTCGCCCTGCAAAGAAGCCCAGGCCTCGATGGGAAGCAGGCGTTGCCTCAGTTCCTCCATCTGTCAGGTCAGATCCACCTCACTGGctgagcacccatgggtgcaaGGAGCAAACGCTACCGAACCGGAGCAGCGGCCACAGCCGCAAACATACTTACTTAGGAAAGATGATGACACGGCCAGAGAAGGTCAGGGAGGCCACGGGTTCCAGCCGCGACACCACCACGTCCATCAGCTGGGGGACCTGCAGTGGAGGAGCATGGAGATGGCAAATGTCCTCTGCCTGGCCGAGGCACTCGGTCCTGGAGGAGCCCAGGCCAGCGGGAGCCAGCAGGACCACAGCTCTTGGCCACCCCAAGAGGTTGGCCAAGAGATCCAACCCAAGAGGTACGGGTGGGCCAAGGGCAGGCATTGCTACTGCACCCTTGTGAGGCTGCCCAGGCcgtggggaaaacaaaaccctcacCTTCTGAAGGTTCTCCTTCCCAGACAACACCTCCAGGAATTCATAATAGAATTTCCTTTGTGCCTTCGATGAGGAGCACCCCTACGTCCGTCAGGACGAGGGCGAtgttctcccccttccccacgCAGCGAGAGATGAGGGACATTGTGCCTTGGATGCAGCCCTCCACCTTCTTCCAGGAcacagaggcagctgcagccacctcaCCAAATTTGAGGGGTTCCAACTCCTTATGGCCTAGAAAACCAAACAAGAGGGATGGAGTCGGTCACCAGCGGCCCTTCCCCGCGTGTTCCCCAGGTGCTGCTCATTGCAGTCATCGCCCAGAAAGGCTTCGGTTTGGGACCTGCTCCGTGCAGGGGACACTTTACTTCTGAGAAGCATCTGAGATCCAGGGAGGGGAACATCCATGCAGCAAGGGATTCATGCACCCTCTTACCTGGCAGGTACTCCTTGTCGTTCGTGAGGTTGTGGTCAACAACGAGGTTCCTGGCCAGGCGAAACGTGGGCCACTGCACCGTCAGGGACTTGTTACCATCCTCGACACATTTGGAAACAACATCAAAGCAGCCAAGAGTGGGAATTCGGACGCCCTGCAAATGGAAGAGAACGGAAGGGCCGAAGGTTAAGGATCAGCTGGAGGTGGTCCCATCCAGGGACGGTGCTTCAGGTCCTGCTGTGCCCTTCCCGATGTtgggagccaggctgaggggaTCCAGGGGCTTCCAGCGGCTGGGATCAGCCCTGAGATACCACACCACCTACCACAAGCAACACCGCACTTGTGCGATACCTATCGGTCTCTTGGTGGGGACTTTTGGGGTGAGTTTCCTGCTTTTGAGGAGGGGAACAAGGGCGACGTGGGTGCCAACCCACCTGGTGAAGCAAGAGGTGCTCCTGGATGTAGACGGACACTGCATCCCAGACAGATATTCGCTctggaaggcaaagaaaatcaGGTCACGCTCTGCGTCTGGTGGCTGCcaccctcccagcacccccagccccgtgtTTTGGTGGCAGATGAAAAGAGCCAGCACATCTCCAGCCCCAAATGGAGACCCCCCGGTGGTGACCGCAGAGCCGGGTCCCCCCCACGGAAAGCCCCAGACGGGGGTCAGCCACactcctgcagtgctgggggtgCCCGTACCTTGGTCAGTGACGCCTGGCATCGCGGAGATGTGCTCCATCGCGCTGCTCTCTGGGAAGCCTAACGTGGTACGCCTCGTGCAAGCAGGTTGCTCCTTGCTGGCATCAGCCACCTGGGGGCTCATCCTGCCCGAACGTCTCCGTACCTCTGTCGCAGGCACAGCCTCTTTTATATGGTCATGTCACAGTGATATCTGTGACATTGCGGTGACACGgccagtgctggctgctgcccgcAGTGACGCCGGCACCAAGCGCCCGCTGCCTGCCCAAGCACCTCTGTGCTGGGAGGAGGACATCAAAGAGTTGTGGGTAATCGTAGAAATTGTAGAATTGTAAGAACTGTAGAAActggaatcatagaattgtagaaatcagaaaagaattttAGGACTGTAGAAACTGTAGGATTGCAGAAGTCAGAAAAGAATCTTAGAAATAGAACTGTAGAACCACAGAAATCGTAGAATCCCAGAACTGTAGAAATCGTAGAAGTCACAGAATCGTAGCATCGTAGAAGTGAGAGAAATGCTCACTGCTCTTGGTTTGGCCATGAACTTGGGGCTTGAACTGCGTCGAGGCCTTGGGGCgagaagctgggagaggactCTGCTGGGACAACCGGCCCAAACTGAGACTGGGgctctggagaagagaatttGGCCCCTGTAAATATGCTGTGGACCAGCAGGAGAGGCTTTGGGCCCtaaaaaaacagatttggaCCAAAACTGGTGGCTTTAGACCCTCAAACTGAGACTTTGGTCTTTCAGAATTAATGTTTAGACCAGAAAAATGAGACTTTGGGTTCTAAGAATTAGGCTTCAGCCCCACAAAATGGGTGTTTGAACACTTAAAGGAGGGTTTGGACACTAAAAAGGGAGGTTTAGGTCTACAGAAATTAGGGTTTGGACACTGAAAAGGGAGGTTTGGTCTCCAACTGGAGGTTTTGGACTCTCAAATACGGTTTGGACCCTAAAATTaggctttgtattttaaattcaccATCACAGAGGGAGGAGGTGCCACCTGGCAGCCCTCCCCCTCCTGGGGACCTGGAAGCTCTGcacactgcagcttttctgccccaaagaaaaagaaaatgggcaTGGGGAATGCAGGTCACGGTCGGTCTGTAATGCTCTGTCTGCTGATCTTCCTTTATTTCATCAGTCACCTTCTGAGCCCGTTCCTGGGGGCgattggtttggttttggtaatGTTTTTGGACCCGTTTGGTGGTCGGTTTTCTTTTCGTTAATGTTTTTGGAGCCATTTATTGattggttttcttcttgttaaCGTTTTTGGACTCATTTTAGTGGTCACTTTTCTTTTGGTAATATTTTTGGACCTATTTAGTcattggttttctttctgttaatgtttttgGACCTGTTCAGTGGTCgtttttcttttggtaatgTTTTTGGACCCGTTTGatggttggttttcttttgttaacgTTTTTTGACCCATTTGGTGGTTGGTTTTCATTTGGAGGTCGTTTACTCAACATCACCGCCCCTCTTTCTCCctgcttccttttcccttctggGAGCCGTTGGATGCATTTGGAGCCAGTAATCCCATGAATATGTACGTGCAGTACAATCTGCTCTAACTCTTGTCTCAATAAACTTGTAATTAGCATTTCCACTGTCGTTCTTCCTagggggaagagggaggttTTAAAGAGGGGGCAGGAACCAACATCGGCTGTGCACAGCCTCTGCACGGCCTCCAGAGTAACCAGAGCGCCCTGGAGCTCCCCGTGTTTTGGCTGCGGTGGTCCTCCACCAAACGGCTGTTTGATGTATTGTACAGGTGAGAAGAACGTGGTCGTGGAGGCCCAGCAGGATGGCGACGCAGCCTTCAGGATGAAGGCCCTCCTTGCAATGGCTTgtagaaagaggaaggaggccAGCCTCATCGCTTCCTCGTGTAGAGTCCAGctctggagcatctccctttgCACCACCCTTGCTAACGCCCCCGCAGCAGATGTTGTCCTCCTGTCCACCTCCCTTCCAGGAGTTCAGCCAGCTGCGAGAGTTGTCTGTGTGCGACAGGGATCACGGTGTGGTACCATGGGAGATGAAAGCCTGGAGGTCCCTGTTTCTGCTGGCCTTTCACAGGAACCAATGGTAGGAcatgggaatggcacaaagcaacaccaggggaggttcagatgGGACACGAGGACAAATTTCTTCATCGTGGGGGGGGTCGGATGCCGGAACAGGCTTCCaggagaggtggttgatgccccatgcctggcTGTGCGtacttcttcatcttcttcttaCACTACTTCTTCCTTTGTTatcttcatcatcatctttgTCTTCCATCTTTGTCTTCATATTCTTCCTTCGTCATCTTCTGTCTTTGTCATATTCGTCTTCTTCCTTCATCTTCTTCA belongs to Cygnus olor isolate bCygOlo1 unplaced genomic scaffold, bCygOlo1.pri.v2 scaffold_136_ctg1, whole genome shotgun sequence and includes:
- the LOC121063252 gene encoding uncharacterized protein LOC121063252, translated to MRSTPTSVRTRAMFSPFPTQREMRDIVPWMQPSTFFQDTEAAAATSPNLRGSNSLWPGRYSLSFVRLWSTTRFLARRNVGHCTVRDLLPSSTHLETTSKQPRVGIRTPCKWKRTEGPKVKDQLEVVPSRDGASGPAVPFPMLGARLRGSRGFQRLGSALRYHTTYHKQHRTCAIPIGLLVGTFGVSFLLLRRGTRATWVPTHLVKQEVLLDVDGHCIPDRYSLWKAKKIRSRSASGGCHPPSTPSPVFWWQMKRASTSPAPNGDPPVVTAEPGPPHGKPQTGVSHTPAVLGVPVPWSVTPGIAEMCSIALLSGKPNVVRLVQAGCSLLASATWGLILPERLRTSVAGTASFIWSCHSDICDIAVTRPVLAAARSDAGTKRPLPAQAPLCWEEDIKELWVIVEIVEL